One window from the genome of Malus domestica chromosome 01, GDT2T_hap1 encodes:
- the LOC139187519 gene encoding elongator complex protein 4-like isoform X2, with protein MLSFLRSLRAMVRSSNAVAVVTFPPSLLLPSFSIRWQHMADTLLSVKAIPDEDKELEKLLTGYQDMVGLLNVHKVAQNNTQVPVILEATTYSMKLKRRRFMVLECLNQAPIDDSSGSSYGTSGSCSVSSKTGALDF; from the exons ATGCTTTCCTTTCTTAGATCTCTAAGAGCCATGGTCAGATCTTCAAATGCAGTTGCTGTTGTGACATTTCCACCTAGTCTTCTTTTGCCATCCTTCTCTATAAGATGGCAGCACATGGCAGACACCTTGCTATCGGTCAAAGCAATTCCAG ACGAGGACAAGGAATTGGAAAAGCTCCTTACTGGTTACCAGGACATGGTAGGGCTTCTCAATGTGCACAAAGTAGCACAGAATAATACACAG GTTCCTGTGATCCTTGAGGCAACAACGTACTCAATGAAGTTGAAAAGGCGGAGGTTTATGGTTTTAGAATGTCTAAACCAAGCCCCAATCGATGATTCAAGTGGGAGTTCGTATGGCACTTCGGGTAGTTGTTCTGTCTCCTCCAAAACTGGGGCTCTTGATTTTTAA
- the LOC114819548 gene encoding probable mannitol dehydrogenase: MVMSAEREHPKKAFGWAARDSSGIFSPFKFSRRETGEKDVMFKVLYCGICHSDLHMAKNDWGISTYPLVPGHEIVGVVTDVGSKVQKFNVGDKVGVGSMVGSCTSCENCTNNLENYCPEWIITFGAKYYDGTPTYGGYSDIMVANEHFVVRIPETLPLDGAAPLLCAGITTYSPLRYFGLDKPGMHVGVVGLGGLGHVAVKFAKAMGVKVTVISTSPNKKDEAIEHLCADSFLVSHDEDQMQAAMGTLDGIIDTVSAVHPLLPLIGLLKSHGKLVMVGAQEKPLELPVFPLLVGRKIVAGSGIGGMKETQEMIDFAAKHSITADIEVIPMDYVNIAMERLLKGDVRYRFVIDIGNTLKSTL; the protein is encoded by the exons ATGGTGATGTCTGCAGAAAGAGAACATCCCAAGAAAGCCTTTGGTTGGGCTGCCAGGGATTCATCTGGCATTTTCTCTCCCTTCAAATTCTCAAGAAG AGAAACGGGCGAGAAAGATGTGATGTTCAAAGTGTTATACTGTGGGATATGTCATTCGGACCTTCACATGGCCAAGAACGACTGGGGAATTTCTACCTATCCATTGGTTCCCGG ACATGAAATTGTTGGTGTAGTGACAGATGTAGGGAGCAAAGTACAAAAATTCAATGTCGGAGACAAGGTAGGTGTTGGAAGCATGGTGGGATCATGTACATCTTGTGAAAATTGTACCAACAATCTTGAAAATTACTGCCCCGAATGGATAATCACTTTTGGTGCCAAGTACTACGACGGAACCCCCACATATGGAGGTTACTCTGACATCATGGTCGCCAATGAGCACTTTGTAGTCCGTATCCCAGAAACCCTTCCCCTTGATGGAGCGGCTCCTCTCCTATGTGCAGGGATTACAACTTACAGCCCTTTGAGATATTTCGGACTTGACAAACCCGGTATGCATGTGGGTGTGGTGGGTTTAGGCGGTCTAGGCCATGTGGCTGTCAAGTTTGCTAAGGCTATGGGGGTTAAGGTGACTGTCATCAGTACCTCCCCTAATAAGAAGGATGAAGCAATTGAACATCTCTGTGCTGATTCGTTTTTGGTCAGCCACGATGAAGATCAAATGCAG GCTGCCATGGGCACATTGGATGGTATCATTGACACGGTTTCTGCAGTCCACCCTCTATTGCCTTTGATTGGTTTGTTGAAGTCTCACGGAAAGCTAGTGATGGTTGGAGCACAAGAGAAGCCTCTTGAGCTTCCAGTTTTTCCTTTGCTCGTGG GAAGGAAGATAGTAGCTGGGAGTGGCATTGGGGGCATGAAGGAGACGCAAGAGATGATTGATTTCGCAGCCAAGCACAGCATAACAGCTGATATTGAGGTTATCCCAATGGATTATGTGAACATTGCCATGGAGCGCCTTCTTAAAGGAGATGTCAGATATCGATTTGTCATCGATATTGGAAACACATTGAAGTCTACCTTGTAG
- the LOC139187519 gene encoding elongator complex protein 4-like isoform X1, translating to MEWDMLSFLRSLRAMVRSSNAVAVVTFPPSLLLPSFSIRWQHMADTLLSVKAIPDEDKELEKLLTGYQDMVGLLNVHKVAQNNTQVPVILEATTYSMKLKRRRFMVLECLNQAPIDDSSGSSYGTSGSCSVSSKTGALDF from the exons ATG GAATGGGACATGCTTTCCTTTCTTAGATCTCTAAGAGCCATGGTCAGATCTTCAAATGCAGTTGCTGTTGTGACATTTCCACCTAGTCTTCTTTTGCCATCCTTCTCTATAAGATGGCAGCACATGGCAGACACCTTGCTATCGGTCAAAGCAATTCCAG ACGAGGACAAGGAATTGGAAAAGCTCCTTACTGGTTACCAGGACATGGTAGGGCTTCTCAATGTGCACAAAGTAGCACAGAATAATACACAG GTTCCTGTGATCCTTGAGGCAACAACGTACTCAATGAAGTTGAAAAGGCGGAGGTTTATGGTTTTAGAATGTCTAAACCAAGCCCCAATCGATGATTCAAGTGGGAGTTCGTATGGCACTTCGGGTAGTTGTTCTGTCTCCTCCAAAACTGGGGCTCTTGATTTTTAA